The segment TGAAAAGTTGAACCACGTGTTTGTCAATAATTTTTGTAAATAGCAATCTGTTCAAATACAGTAATTAAATATGCTAGAAGAAGAGTGAAATTTCGGTGCCTCAGCTTCAGGCAGAGGCATACCCTCCCATTTCCCCAGTACCCGTTGGGTGTCGTGCTGCTTAGCTGGATGAGACGATCCTTCGGGACTCTCCATCTGTTCTGTCTGTAAGCTCTTCGGTATCGTGACGGACTCTATTAATATGTAGCCCTTAATTTGCCCCAAAGTGTTTTTCTGTTCTAACTTCCGTAAGCGCAGTTTGCAAGAGGACAATGAGACCCAAAAACCTTGAAAAATTGGTTTTATAAGCAGTACAGAAATGGaatatacttaaaaatcattgaattgtacactttaagtgtgAATTGTATGCTgtgcaaattatatctcaataaagctttttaaaaatagtacggaaagaaaaaaatgagtgcaGTGAGCATTCATGCCATCACACCAGATGTAACTGCTGTAAATATGTGATTCCAAACTGCTATTACTTATATACACTTGTCTTCATtactcaatatatttttctagCTGTGAAAAGTATTTGGGTATCTTAGGCTAAAATggaattcataatttttttcaattaaaattaatggattttgaggcacctgggtgggtcagtcagttaaacgtctgccttcggctcaggtcataatcccagggtcctgggatggagccctgcatggcctgcttctccctctgtctgccactccccctgcttgtgcactctccctctctctctttctctctctctgtcaaataaataaataaaatctttttttaaaatttaaattaaattaaattaatggcttttttttttcacgtaAGGGCTTTTCACTTAGAAACATTTTCAGGGAAAAATTAAGGTTGTCAGGCAAGAAAGAGGTTTAGAAACTCTGAGTTAAAGTTTTAAGGGGGATTAGGCTTGGCAGAGAGGATACTAAAATCCACGTAAATGCCAAATTGATTTGCCCTGAAGGTAGGTTGGCATCTATCACGCCCACTGAGAAAGACTTCAGACCTGCAAAAGGGGGTCGGGGGAAGACTATGTAGTGAGTGAGGGGAAGTTAAAGAAGCCAGTGAAAGACAGAAAAACCAGAGAAGATCCAAGAGATGGCAAATAGGTAATGACTAAAAGCTGACTGGGAAACCGAGTTTGCCATTCCACCAGCAGACTGTACTTGGCTATCAGAAAGTAGTCCGTTGGCTTCATTCAGTTCTAggtttcagaaaaaaacataaatagctCCAGGCTTTTAATTAGTTTAAGAGTAATTCTCTAAGCTCAAAAGTAACTTCCATCCATTTACTCTATCTTACCTTACTTTGTAACAAACCACAATTTTCTGCCTTGTTTTCGCAGAGAGAAAAGCTGGAAGATGACCCAGTTTGGGTACGTTTTTAGTAGAAATACTAAAATAGGAGAAATCTAAGCAATAGCACACCTAAAAGAATATCTTGAAGGCACATAACAAAGGTATTATTTAGTAAATCAGAAATTTAGAATCTGTGTAATGCCTAACGTTTTGACCAGTTATTTccagtaataaagagaaaaataagtatctGGGTTCTAATCACCAAGTGCTGATTCTGACcttcagtgattttatttttttctgacaaagGATGAAGAATCATTGAATCCAAGAAACCAAATAAATTCTTTTACAGagttgggttttttgggttttgttttttgctttttgctttttttgtattACATCTGACCCCAGTCAAGagtaagggaaagagaagagaagccaagagaaggggcgcctgggtggctcagtccagatgtcaaattttttaaataaaaagttgggaatgaaaataacaaaaaatatagttttacagaagaaaatgctacacatttctttaaatattttactgcaATAACATACAACTATGcattgatattatttatttacactttATGAAAAGCACACTTATTCAACATAGTTACTCAATCGAAATTAACTACTTTAAATAGATTATCTAACTTTCAGTGTTAATGCATGAATCTCTTTAtcttaaatataaatcaaaatagcTCAATACCTACTTTACATTATAAGGAATGAGATGCCAGGCATTATAAGGATTATGAGTCAATATTTTAATTAGGTTAAAacttgcaataattttttttcaataatttcttctttgtttttcttctttgtctagaATAGTCTGTTTTAAGCTCAAAGTAGCATCTTGAAATCCAGGATTTAAGTCTAATACCTTCTTGAAATCTTCCAAAGCATCATCAAAGTATCCTGTACCAGaacccaaaaaatgaaaaataataataaaactgagtATTTCTATACATAATTCATAACAAAGTTCAGATACACATGCTTTTATATTTATGAGCTTTCAACCACACCTAGTAAAGGATTTTTTCCTCCTAATACCGACATATGGATGTGTATATCAAAGAAATTTTGCATGCCCTTgtagaataattaaaattaaaattttaaattagctttaaGTGAACACTTAAAATCAGCTCTGGGTTTATTTCTTGAGATTTAAGAGGGAAATAGCATAAATCATcataaaatctcaacaaaatcctaTCACCTATTTTACACGATTACAGTAAAATTAAGCAATAGGAAATTAGTAttctttttaacactttaaaaaagaaacaatacctACAGTCCCTTTAATCCAAAGATCTAAAACCCCTTCACTTCATATTGTCTTGTgtgcctttaaaaattttaactcagAAAAGATTCACAGGTGGTCGGTCATCCGCACTGTCCTCAAAGTAATGGGGTCACCCTCATCCGGCGCCAGGTCCAatccccaccccagggctccaCTGTGGTCTGTAAAGCCTACCAGAAGCCTAAAATAAATGCTTCCTTTGTTCCGGGTTCTACACCCAAATTTTACATGACTTTAAGACTTGATGATTACTACATTAGTTTCACATTTGAGAGCTCTGAATTCATAAAATATAGTCCagggcaaaagggaaaaaaaaaaattcttacccaGCCTATACAGTATCAACCCTCTGTTGTAATAGGGAACTTCAAAAGTGGGTCGGACTTGTGTGGCAGCTGTGTAGTCATCCAGGGCTTCATAAAAATCAACCCTGCAGTACTTGATTTGCCCCCGGTTGTTATATGCAGTAGCCAAATCCTCAGGGCTGTATTTGCTTTAAACAAAAAGTCACATTAAAAACATGTGTTAGCAAATTCCTCTCGTTTCCACCTTCATTCTCTTTTGGGTTTTGTCAACCTTCGTAGCCTGTAACGTGTGGTATCTACGCTGAAAAACCAAGCTGAAGAAACGAAGTGCAAAGAAATAAGGCAGTGGAATGAATTTTTGTTTAATCCCATGATCTACTTCGTAGCAGCACTACCCTGTCAGTCCGAAAAACACATTAATTCTATAATGTGTTCAGAGCCCTCGTGCATTGTCAACTTGTTTTGCAGAATTCAATATTCAAAAGACTGTTCATTTTCTAAGCACGCACCAGCAGGGCAAAGAAGACAGATCAAATTCACGCTGAGCAAGGAGGAAAAGCCAGCCCAGAGCTCCAGTTTGCAATGGACATATCACAAAGTGAATCATCAATGTTATTCTCAAAGTTCTAAGTGATCCCaccaaaaatgagattttaaatcacttttcaccaataaagaaatacaagttGACCGTAAGTGAAGATTCAACATGCTGTCGCCCAAGGAGGGGATAGAGCTGCCTTCCCTCCCATCTTAGCTGGGATCGCCCCCAAGGCGACACTGGCCTCCTGCGAGGAGGACATCGGGGCTCAGGTTCATTCTGGGGGTCCTGTGTGCCCAATGGGCTCTGCTTCTGAAGGCTCCAGAGGCTGCCCTGGGAGCTCTGAGTGGGCAGGGTCTCCAGTAAGGGCAGCTCTGACCAGCCACCTGGGCTCAGCAGGtcacccctcccctgccagaCGATTCGTTTGCACAGAGAACACGAACGGACTCTACTCTGTGTCAGacaaattctgttttcctttctttttttccaaagggaTTCTCACATTTGAACCAAAGAGAAAAGGCACAGGCTACACTCATCTGTCATTTCTTCATTATGCCCCCTAGTGCAAAGTACAGTCCTCAGAAAAGATCGAGGCTGCCATCCATGCTAGTAAAAAGGGACTTCTATTAGTATCTAGACCCTTGAGATCTGACAGGCACGGCAACCACTGCTACCACAAGAGGTCCTCACAGGGGTCCCCTTCAAGTCTAAGTTCACTAACGATGGACAGAACTACTGTAACACGAGAAAACTTGTCTCTGGGAGCTATGACAGACTGGGTGCAAGAATACTTCTGGACGCTGCTAGCACTAGCTGTAACCCCCGTAAAGGGTTTTAAGAAAACTGCAGCCTCAGGACTCCAGAAAGATTTTAGACATTCAATTTTTAAGCTTCAAAACTTTGTTATGAGTTTCTTATATTCAGAGGATTATAGAAAGTTCGGTTTAGAATTAGATCTCATTACAACAAATTCTAAAAGCCTACTTTTCATGTAGAAACTGcttcatattttaaagatgtgggTTAATCATTGAAGCCGAAATGTTTTTGATAATATTAAGATTTCTGTAATGATACTATTTATCATGCTAGAATTTAACTTCCTAACacaaatgtggatttttttgcatttgcaaacttgagcaaaaaaaaatctgaaaggctGTACTTTgggatatgaaaagaaaatgttataaaccATTCAGTGACAGGCATGCAAAAATTGCAAATGCTTCTTCAAAATGGTTCAGTgacccattattttaaaaaataaatttaagctaaaagatatttttaaggaaaaaaatctgaaatgacaGAATCCATTTTAAATTCATGAGTTCCTAGAAGAATTTCAGACCTATAAGGAAATTGGAAGGTTCATTCAGGTAGGCTGAGCAACCTTCTAGCACACCATGGAGGTTTTCTTCCCTGTGTTGGGAAGAGGCAGATACTGTATCTACTATAAACACATATTGGTGCTCTTAGGCTGAATGTGCAAAGGAGACTAGATGGTGTCAGTGTATCTGTTGCTGATGAATACTTTTTGAAACCTATTAGCTTGAAATGATAGAAAACTACATTTTCTATGTTTActaatcttttttgggggggctgggggggaggctCAGGGGATGGTCTTATTGCCTGTTCAGAAATTTCTATTAACTGTTACCTTGGTGTATTATCAAAACatgaaagcaattttatttttctggtttaatTCCACATGAGTTTAACAAACAGGAGAAGAATTGTTAAGCCTCATGCAAAAGACAAGCTGACATCCTGTCAAGAAAAACCAAATCCTCGAAGGGAGAGAAGAGTGATGGTGCAGATGATTCAAAACCGTCAAACAGCTATTCATTCCActcctctctgttctttctcatcCTAGCCCCCATCACTCCATCAagaagaacaaaggcaaaatttGGAGGCCCAACAAATGCTACACATCCAGGCATAAATCCAAGGCACTTTGGGCAAGCAGGTATTAGCAGGTGAAGTCGCTAATATCACAAAAAGAAAGACAGTATTATAGGCTTTCTAACAAAAGTACACAGCACCACCTAACATATGCTCCTCGTAATACTGGATCTGAATTGGATCAAACCTCAGGATTTAACTACCAACTCACAAGCAGTGTAGGAGACAAGGGACCGTATTAAATGACATCAGGGGTATGAATTCAGCAAATCCAAAATATGGGGAACTCTCAAGACACAGGACTGGCTTCCTCAACAAActtcaaggggaaaaaagggggagCCTTACAGATTAAGAGACCTGGTGTGCATCCTGACTTGAacaaactgctaaaaaaaaataaaaaaaaaaaaaaacacatcagccAAACAAAAACGTTATTAATCAATCAGGAACCAACACTGACTGCATATTTCATATCAAGCAATCACGTAATAATAATGATACTGTGGTTGTTTCCGTAAGAATCCTTAATATTTagaaatgcattttgaaatatcCATGGATGAATGCGTGGGTGAAATGGTAATATTTAGGCCGAGTGATATCCTCcccccactacacacacacacacacacaagtgaaaAACGAAACACCCTTGCGGTGAGGTGGTGGCTGGAGTCGCGCGGTCCCATGTACTAGCGAGTCACCTCGCCGTCTCCAGGTCTCAGACATCCGCCTGCTAAAATGACAGGTGGAAAAGCCCTAGCCGCTCTAAGTCTTGGGTCAGAGTGAGGAACGTAGTTAAGACCcccggggggggggaaggcagccGGCGCCCCTCGCCGCCCTTCTGGAAAGACAAACAGTCCGCGCGCTGCGTCCTCGGTGCCAGACAGCTCAGGTGGCTGACCGAGGGACCCGACGACCCCTGCTTCCCACCTCCCGGAGGCGCCGCTGCCCCACTTCTCGCGATAGTTACCTCCCGGGCGCCGCTCCCACGGAGCCTGCACAGGCGCACTGGCGAATGTAAGCGGAGTACAGGGCTTCGGCTTCCGCGTATTCGCCCTTCTTGAAGTGAGCTTGGGCGAGCGAGAACGTTGCGTGGCTTTGTTGCCCTTGCTGCCCATCCATGGCGGTCAGAGGCCTAGCGTTCCGTGTAGAAAGGGGGTTGACTTCTGGGCGTTTAGAGGCGGCGCCACAGAGCCACTTCCGCACTCCCGGAATTTAATTTGACCGCAAAACCTGGGCGCTTAGCAAAAGGGGAAGTTTGTGCCTTCGGAGGACCCATCATCTCGCGAGATCAGTCACACGGTGCTGGCAGGGAACTCAGGCGGCCCAGGGAAGTCTGACCCACTCCTCTGAAGTGAGGTCTGTTATTACTGCTGGTTCCGCCTGCTTCCTCTTCCAGAAGAGCAGTAGATTGATGGGCCCAAACTGGTTTCCAGGTCCGTTGACTAATGTTGCGAAGAGCTTGTCCTTTGTTACAGGGAGTTGAGCGAGttgcggggggagggagcctcacCATGCCGGAAGCAGAAGGAAGCTTGGTTTGTCTCATGAA is part of the Neomonachus schauinslandi chromosome 10, ASM220157v2, whole genome shotgun sequence genome and harbors:
- the TTC32 gene encoding tetratricopeptide repeat protein 32, which produces MDGQQGQQSHATFSLAQAHFKKGEYAEAEALYSAYIRQCACAGSVGAAPGSKYSPEDLATAYNNRGQIKYCRVDFYEALDDYTAATQVRPTFEVPYYNRGLILYRLGYFDDALEDFKKVLDLNPGFQDATLSLKQTILDKEEKQRRNY